In Gossypium arboreum isolate Shixiya-1 chromosome 3, ASM2569848v2, whole genome shotgun sequence, the sequence taaacatttaaaactatatatttgACGAAATTTGTCTATTTTGGaaatttagatatatatatatatatatatatatatatatatatatattttgaaaatttaaaatttagagtttttgaaaaaataaaatttatgacaaaatttttagaatatatatatttttgaaaatttaagttttcttttgaaatttttaaaagttgaatgcatttatataattttataaaattttcaatttttatataatgttttgattttaatatatatttgtatattttagatttttaaaactttttgatttagtttatatattatatatgatttttttatattttaaaaatatattatatataatattaaaagaaaggTGATGTGGCGTGTTTTAACAGTGTCACGTAAACAATTAAAGTCGATCAATCGTGAGttgatgtttttattttaaataagtcTAAGTGTTTCGTGACTCATTATGATTGATTAAAAGCTGTTATTCTTATTGGCATAATGTGGTAATTCGTTTTTTTAATATTgttagaaaaaataaattaaaccaaATAGCGGAATGATAGTTTAAGtaccaatttaaaataaaaaaatttaagtagCAAAGTGAGAATAAGCATAATTCGAAGGCTAAATTGAGCATTAAACCTTTTTTAAAATACAAATTATTTGAGGATACGTcgaatacaaataaaaataactaaCAAACAAAACCCTAAGCAGTCGATGCTCTCTTGCAACGATACGAGAGTTTGGTTTCATAAAAGCGAAAGAAAAAAAACCCTCTAAACAACTATCAAATATTGTCCCTGAAATAAGTACAAAAGTGAGAGACGATAGGGTTTTAAGAGGGACTTTTTGGGTAGGAGGTGCAATAGAAAATGGGTgacgaagaagaagaaagaagagaacTGAACTTGGTTTCAAAGAAGGATGAAGAAGAGAGCGAAAGCTCAATGACTCCATGGGAGCAACACGCTAAAGTTATAAGCATTCCTCGCTTCGATTACAAGGCTCCTTCTTCTTTGCTTCAACGTTCTCACTCTGGTTTTCTTATCACTTGCACTATCAGTACTTCTGCGGTCCCTTTCCCtgattttcttcaattttctgtTCTGTTTTTTGTCTGATGGCTGCTTCTTTTTTCAGTTTGGAAATGGTGTTTTGACATTTTCTTTTATCTTGTTATCAGAGAGAGAGAAGAGCGCGACGAAAGAAGCCATGGCTATCTTTTCTAAGGTCTTGTCTTTTTCATCTCAATTTTATCTAGTCTTCCTATTATAGGCATAGCTAATTGTTGATTTCATTGAACCATGTCCTGAGATTTCGAGTGCCATTCGAGAACCGAAGAAAGAAATGCAAAAGTTTTGGCATCCAATGTTAGAAAGTAACAGGAAGCAGTTGAAGTTCTCTCTCTGAGAGCTATAATTGCTAATTGTTGGTTGCATAAATAATGAACGTTGCTTTATCCTTCCATATGTTCAAGTAACCTCTAGAATCTGTATAGTCCTTTCATAGTGTGATTGACACTGCCACTGTTGTTTCACAATATCATTTTCGTTTTTCTTGCTAACTGACTGCGAAAAAATGCAAAATCTTCGAATTTAGTTGTATCTGTTAATACattataatgaaaaaaaaaaatggagacatTTTCTCTTTCTATTTGACATTGACTAATTGGAGTATGCACCACTTTTGGATGATGATGCTAAAACACTGAATTGGTGCCTTTGATCATGTAGAGCATGCGCCACTTTTGAATTGTTTCTTTTCAGTTTTATGGAAACAGGTTTCTGGTATTGGGCGTGTTGTTGTACTGTTGTCAATACTAATGCTTGttaattgttttaatattttgtaGTATGTTGGCCCCTTCAATGGTGATGATGACACCTTGGGGTGTTCAGGAAACTCTGATGCAAATGCTGATACTAAGAGAAGGAAAATATATAAAGAAGAAATTGATCAGAATATTGGCAATAGTGTCGACAACTCAGAGATCACTGATGCAGCCGGTGGGTAGTTTTCAGGCCTAAAAGACTGGAACTTTGACATTCAGTTCAATTTTGCTTATGCCCTGGATTCTAAATTTATTGAGAATATCTCATTGTAGTAGGGGGAATTCCAAAAGATGACTGCTTTGTCTCTGCAAAGATGGATAAAAGTCAAGCACCAGAATTTGTTCTTTCACTAGTCAAGCTAACAAGGAGTGGTTTGCTTCTGCTTATCTTCCCATGGGGGAACTCGTTAGACACAATAGATGTTGTTTCAAATATCTTTTGTGATCTGGAGTCTGGGAGTTTAAAGTCACCACTGTAAGTTTGTTGCAGATATCCTCAAAGTTTATTTGTTTTCTCCTTTTGGCATATTTATAGTTCTTACCCTGGCTTCTGTTTCCAGAAACTCTGGTTATGTCTGAATCATCTTCCAAATGACACAATGATATCTCTTCAGAAAATATTGTTTGAGATAATATCTCAAGTAGATCAAAACTTTTTATTAGAATATATTTCCTTTGTCCTTAAAATTACATGTTATCACTTTGCAATAGTAGATGGATGGAAATTGTGTAGGAAACAAGTTGACATTATTCATGAAATAAGTTGTATGTAGGCTGCTGTTAGAACTGAAGACATGGATGATTAATACCTTGCACCACCCCAATGTTAATATAAGAAAGCTTAGTCTTAAATTTGAAgtgcatttaatttttttttttttttttgcacatatAATTTTACGAGTCAAAAAGGTAAAAAAGATTCCACAATATCTCCAATGCAGTAAGTTAAATTATTTGCAGATCATGTTTTCGCTTGCCTCTTCTATGAGCTTGGTGGGTTATCACTTCCCAGGATTGCCAAATTTGTGTTTGTGATATCTTCACGGCTGACAATTGCTGATTTCTTTTCCATCCTTGCTTTATCATTCATatgcttttcctttttcttcagcAATCTATCATGTTTACTGAATTTTGGGTGAAATTTCATTTCATTGGTGCAGTTGGTGTCACCGCATCTTTCCCATCCAAGCTACCTGTACTTTGAATGAGAAGGAACTGCAAGCAGTTGTATCGAAACTTGTCTTTCAATTTGTGAATGATAAGCGGAA encodes:
- the LOC108486988 gene encoding uncharacterized protein LOC108486988, with product MGDEEEERRELNLVSKKDEEESESSMTPWEQHAKVISIPRFDYKAPSSLLQRSHSGFLITCTIKREKSATKEAMAIFSKYVGPFNGDDDTLGCSGNSDANADTKRRKIYKEEIDQNIGNSVDNSEITDAAVGGIPKDDCFVSAKMDKSQAPEFVLSLVKLTRSGLLLLIFPWGNSLDTIDVVSNIFCDLESGSLKSPLWCHRIFPIQATCTLNEKELQAVVSKLVFQFVNDKRNKLAQPIKFAVGFNRRGTEESQMKTPKDASKNSDMSVLLDRNKCFGAVAAAVKGIVSDSVVDLKSPELSILVELLPLSGVPNGSLLVGVSVLPQNLVSTKPRLCIKPLVCDKNGKKAS